The genomic interval CATACAGAATACATATGAAGTATAACAGCACTCATACAGGATACATCTAATACATATGAAGTATAACAGCACTCATACAGGATACATATGAAGTATAACAGCACTCATACAGGATACATCTAATACATATGAAGTATAACAGCACTCATACAGGATACATCTAATACATATGAAGTAGAACAGCACTCATACAGGATACATCTAATACATATGAAGTATAACAGCACTCATACAGGATACATCTAATACATATGAAGTATAACAGCACTCATACAGGATACATCTAATACATATGAAGTAGAACAGTACTCATACAGGATACACCTAATACATATGAAGTATAACAGCACTCATACAGGATACATCTAATACATATGAAGTAGAACAGTACTCATACAGGATACATCTAATACATATGAAGTATAACAGCACTCATACAGGATACATCTAATACATATGAAGTATAACAGCACTCATACAGGATACATCTAATACATATGAAGTATAACAGCACTCATACAGGATACACCTAATACATATGAAGTATAACAGCACTCATACAGGATACACCTAATACATATGAAGTATAACAGCACTCATACATGATACATCTAATAAATATCAACTCCAAAGTAGCTTGAGTTTAGGGTTGCAAAAATCCACCAGAAATCCTGGTTTAAAGATTCCCAGATTCTCTGTTTATTCCCTCCTGACTCCAGGAAACTTCCAACTGTGATTTCAGgaacattttgggaaagttactgaAAATGTGCAACCCTTCGTTGAGTTCAAACAGTTAATCACATAACCTTTTAGAGATACTAAAGTATAACCCATTATTATCCTTGTATAAAAGCCTATGTGGTTAAAAGCACCAGTCAGTAATATTTACCGAGGGAGAGTTGGAAGCAGCAAGAATACAAATGTTTGTAATTCTCAAAATCTCCAGTAGAGAGCGCCATATCATAAATCTCCCATTCCCCACATACTGTATCAGCCATCCATCCAGACATTCCCCACATACTGTATCAGCCATCCATCCAGACATTCCTCACATACTGTATCAGCCATCCATCTAGACATTCCCCACATACTGTATCAGCCATCCATCCAGACATTCCCCACATACTGTATCAGCCATCCATCTAGATATTCCCCACATACTGTATCAGCCATCCATCTAGACATTCCCCACATACTATATCAGCCATCCATCCAGACATTCCCCACATACTGTATCAGCCATCTATCCAGATATTCCCCACATACTGTATCAGCCATCCATCCAGATATTCCCCACATACTGTATCAGCCATCCATCCAGATATTCCCCACATACTGTATCAGCCATCCATCTAGACATTCCCCACATACTGTATCAGCCATCCATCCAGACATTCCCCACATACTGTATCAGCCATCCATCCAGACATCTCTCCCATTCCCCACATACTGTATCAGCCATCCATCCAGACATTCCCCACATACTGTATCAGCCATCCATCTCTCACTCTGCTAGTAGCCTATGTTTAGGTGTGGCAGTCTCCATCCCCCTCTGCTGGTGAGTTCAGATGTGGCAGTAGGCTGTGTGGTCGTTTGAGACAACTCTGATCAATCAATCAGTTCTAGTGAAccctgttactatggctgtgtttacacaggcagcccaattctggcCCAATTATTGGTAAAAGACCCTGATCTGATTGGTTAGAAGACCAATTACTGTAAATAGAtcagaattaggctgcctgtgtaaacgtagCCTATGAGGGGCTCGCTATAATCCACTGCCTTCCATATCAGAAGCTTGATTCTGTATCTTCTGTAGCATTGATCAAAATGATAATTGAAGTCTATCAAGTCATTACAGTCTGAGGATTCCACTTCATATACATTCACAACTTCTACATCTATtatgcatatatatattttcaaaatacaCAAGTCTGTTGTCTTATTTACTTTAAAACTAACAGATTGCGTCCCAAATGACGATCTATTCCCAAAATATTGCATattgcactagttttgaccagagccctatgggggaatctgatgccatttgggacagtatCCTTAAAACGGATGACGTTCCATTTATGTATGTCTTTTCGCACCTGAATAATTATTTCAGTATAGTTGAGTTCTGTTCAGGTTTGGCTGAGTTGAGTTCAGCGTTGTTGAGTAAAGCATTGTTCAGTTGTTTGAACTCAAACTTAGCAGTTCCGTTGTTGTATTCTAATAACTAAAAATGAGTTATTATTCAGTTGAGTCGAGTTCTGTCCCGTTGCAGACACTATTCAAGCTGCGTTCAGAGTTGAGGTGTTTTGAGTTGCACCAAGTCAAAGTTCTGAATTCAGATCCATAGAGTCCAGTTCAGTTTAGCACAGTAACTTTTTCTGTTCAGTTCTGTTGCTTTTGGGGTTCGCTCAGTTTTGTTCAGTCCTATTCTGTTTTTGCATTGAGTTCCGTTCATCTCCACCAAAGCGTTCTTTGGTCCATGCCCTgctgtgtcagagtgtgtgtgtgcgtttcatTTCAGCTCCCTGCGTGAGTCTCTCCCTGCTCAGTTCCCGTTATTCAGCATCCCCAGCAGTTTCCCTGCGTCCATGCCCTGTTGCTGGGCCATCTTGGCAACATCAAATCCCATGTGTTTCAGGAACTGGATCACGCTCATTTCCTGTCCGGTGATCTGATCCCGTATAGTGGGACAGGTGGGATTACAGTGAGGCCAGGGGCAGCTGTCAATCAGACGCAGAGGACAGCCCCTTGGAGGCGAAGCTGGGGGCAGAGCCTTGTTGGGGGTGGGGTTAGGATTGTTGCTATGGGTGTTGTTGTTGGAGGATCTTTGGTGGAGGTTGTTGTCGTGGAGACCACGGTCCCAGCAGTGTAGGGCTCTGGGGAGGGAGGTTCCTTTGACTTGGATGTCCATCCAGTAACTATGGTAACGGGGAGGAGCGGAAAGGAGGTTAGAAATGGGAGAGGTACCGGTCAAGTCACACATTTTTTGGTTTCAAGTTAAGGTTATGATATGTCTAATCTAAGACCCAGGTATGATATGTCTAATCTGAGACCCAGTTATGATATGTCTAATCTGAGACCCAGTTATGATATGTCTAATCTGAGACCCAGGTATGATATGTCTAATCTGAGACCCAGGTATGATATGTCTAATCTAAGACCCAGGTATGATATGTCTAATCTGAGACCCAGTTATGATATGTCTAATCTGAGACCCAGTTATGATATGTCTAATCTGAGACCCAGTTATGATATGTCTAATCTGAGACCCAGTTATGATATGTCTAATCTAAGACCCAGGTATGATATGTCTAATCTGAGACCCAGGTATGATATGTCTAATCTAAGACCCAGGTATGATATGTCTAATCTAAGACCCAGGTATGATATGTCTAATCTGAGACCCAGTTATGATATGTCTAATCTGAGACCCAGGTATGATATGTCTAATCTGAGACCCAGGTATGATATGTCTAATCTGAGACCCAGTTATGATATGTCTAATCTGAGACCCAGTTATGATATGTCTAATCTGAGACCCAGGTATGATATGTCTAATCTGAGACCCAGTTATGATATGTCTAATCTGAGACCCAGTTATGATATGTCTAATCTAAGACCCAGGTATGATATGTCTAATCTGAGACCCAGTTATGATATGTCTAATCTGAGACCCAGTTATGATATGTCTAATCTAAGACCCAGTTATGATATGTCTAATCTGAGACCCAGTTATGATATGTCTAATCTAACTGGGATTAGACTGTTCACTCACTTCCTGGTGATGACCTCATGGGATAGGCAGGCTGGAGCAAACAGGGCCCTGGCAGTCAGAACAGACAGATCAATCAACGTGATCAGAGGAGAGTTAACATTCCACATAACATAAAACGTTAACATTCTTTAGGGAATAAAACAGGAAGTTatggtatgtatgtgtgtttgtacattattattgtttgtgtgtgtgtgtgtgtgtgtgtgtgtgtgtgtgtgtgtgtgtgtgtgtgtgtgtgtgtgtgtgtgtgtgtgtgtgtgtgtgtgtgtgtgtgtgtgtgtgtgtgtgtgtgtgtgtgtgtgtgtgtgtgtgtgtgtgtgtgtgtgtgtgtacactatccaatgtgtgtgtgtgtcttacgggACGTCTTTGAGTGTGTTCCTCAGCTCGTTGCCCAGATTCTGTATGTATCTCCATTGTCCCTCGTGGACCGGATGACCAGTCAGGTGGATGTTATCTACTGTTAACTGGGCCTCATCAAATAACCACTGGACCACAAACACtggacctggagagagagagagaggggttagatggaggagggagagagagagggaggagggagggagggagggagaaaggggttagaggggggggagagagggaggagggagagagagggaggagggagagagagagggaggagggagggggaaagtgggggaggaaaagagagggagggggaaagtgggggaggaagagagaggggggaagtgggggagggtgggggggaaGTGGGGGAGGGGGCGTCTACTTTTAGCTGGGCCTCATCAAATAACACTGGacctggagagaaagagagagtgctagagagagacaaagagagacacacagaagaagagacagagagagagacacacagaagaagagagagagagggaagagacagagacagagtgctagagagagagagagagagagagagagagagggagaaagagaagagagagagagagggagaaagaaaagagagagagtactAGAAACACTCTCGTACTCTTGAGTGTGGGGTAGACTTTATATCCGAAGAAGCAGTTCCACTCCTCTCCTATGTGAGTCTGTCTGCAGCTCTCTGGCACCACACTACCCCAGTACctagacaggaaacaggaagtaTTGTCACAGTTGTCACTCGTATGGTCACTTgttgtctctccccctccctccctccctcctccttctctctccctcccctcccatccctccttccctcttcttTCTCTCACCTGATTCCTCTCCTGATAGCCTCAGTAGGGTCACAGCTGATGGTGCTGTGACAGTCTGTAGATCTGTACTGCTTGTTATCCAGGAACCAGCCAGAGTCAGCCAGACCCCGGACCTGAATCTCCCTGTGTCCCCGGGACTCCAGGTGCTCCGCCACACGGTCCACGTTCAGTAGTACACCTGTACCCCCCGcactggaggggagagggagggagggagagggagtggggagagaaaggaaagggagagggagggagtgggaggaaagggagagggagtggggagagaaaggcagagggagtggggagagagagagagagagtgtaaaaaccattcagtaatccagagggggGAAAATAAGGAGAGTTGGAGAGGTCCAGAGGGCCAGATTgagggagaaacagacagatgtcCAAAAAAGGAGACTGTGGTGATtttatcagacacacacacagtgtactgaCCTGCTCCCAGCCAGTAGCAGGACCTTAGCGCTGTCCAGTCCTTTAGTGAGCAGCTCATTAACCACCTCCTTAATGATCACTGAGCCCATGAACGCATAGTCacctacacagagagaaacatacgcacatacacacacagagcaacaTGAAGACAGGCACAGTAGACACATTGATTGATAGCTTGTTAAACAAccggtgggtctaatcctgaatgctgattggttaaaaccgcattccagccggtgtctattccacaagttaccaccagctaaatctatgacgttgaaatgtctatttactctgttccatctgactgtgcaatccactgtcttaTCAGCctagccaggcaatttataaacttaatCTCCACTACAAAAAGCATCTAGagattatctcacatttctttttgactaacatttagttttcaacagcggagatttgtataaaccttgctgtctgtctctctgacatttgcaacattgtttaaatattgaaattcgatctccagctgtcccatagtaatgaacgctTCGGGATGGGACAGGCAGGAAggttctcagccagtcgaaataaTGAATTAGCATATTTTGGGGtgtatatatacaaagaaatgttaaTAGAAAACAGTtcaaacgaagtgcagctagtttacAGTCTTTCaggcttcagtttgaagtgattgtgttagctgtgttgttggctagctcctctgttgttggctagctcctctgaacaacagtgtcctggccAGAGAACACATTTTCTATGTCAGGtgaaatcgcgcctcattagctcattgttgtggatgtatccaaataaatgtagttggctagctagcaagcaagggatcaGAACATTACtggaaagagctggaaaacctggacccatacaaatcagctgggcttgacaatctggaccccctatttctgaaactgtccgccgccattgtcgcaccccctattaccagcctgttcaacctctccttcgtatcatctgagatccccaaggattggaaagctgccgcggtcatccccctcttcaaagggggagacaccctggacccaaactgttacagacctatatccatcctgccctgcctatctaaggtcttcgaaagccaagtcaacaaacagatcactgaccatctcgaatcccaccgtaccttctccgctgtgcaatccggtttccgagccggtcacgggtgcacctcagccacgctcaaggtactaaacgatatcataaccgccatcgataaaagacattactgtgcagccgtcttcatcgacctggccaaggctttcgactctgtcaatcaccatattcttatcggcagactcagtagcctcggtttttctaatgactgccttgcctggttcaccaactactttgcagacagagttcagtgtgtcaaatcggagggcatgttgtccggtcctctggcagtctctatgggggtaccacagggttcaattctcgggccgactcttttctctgtatacatcaatgatgttgctcttgctgcgggcgattccctgatccacctctacgcagacgacaccattctatatacttccggcccttccttggacactgtgctatctaacctccaaacgagcttcaatgccatacaacactccttccgtggcctccaactgctcttaaacgctagtaaaaccaaatgcatgcttttcaaccgttcgctgcctgcacccgcacgcccgactagcatcaccaccctggacggttccgacctagaatatgtggacatctataagtacctaggtgtctggctagactgcaaactctccttccagactcatatcaaacatctccaatccaaaatcaaatcaagaatcggctttctattccgcaacaaagcctccttcactcacgccgccaaacttaccctagtaaaactgactatcctaccgatcctcgacttcggcgatgtcatctacaaaatagcttccaatactctactcagcaaactggatgcagtttatcacagtgccattcgttttgttactaaagcaccttatacgacccaccactgcgacctgtatgccctagtcg from Salvelinus alpinus chromosome 2, SLU_Salpinus.1, whole genome shotgun sequence carries:
- the notum1b gene encoding inactive palmitoleoyl-protein carboxylesterase notum1b — encoded protein: MTSQSTEISRPIGTLALLRSALLLGLLHIGAPEARKLRGSRAQHRRASAMPSPMLTYRDRVVEGTGASESFPLDFTAVEGNMDNFMTQIKNLAQSLYPCSAQKLDQDMRLHFLDNSSATCNDGSPAGYYIRESKGSRRWLIFLEGGWYCFNRQTCDTRYQTMRRLMSSLKWPRTRTGTGILSPQPEENPYWWNANMVFIPYCSSDAWSGASAKTDQSDYAFMGSVIIKEVVNELLTKGLDSAKVLLLAGSSAGGTGVLLNVDRVAEHLESRGHREIQVRGLADSGWFLDNKQYRSTDCHSTISCDPTEAIRRGIRYWGSVVPESCRQTHIGEEWNCFFGYKVYPTLKSPVFVVQWLFDEAQLTVDNIHLTGHPVHEGQWRYIQNLGNELRNTLKDVPALFAPACLSHEVITRNYWMDIQVKGTSLPRALHCWDRGLHDNNLHQRSSNNNTHSNNPNPTPNKALPPASPPRGCPLRLIDSCPWPHCNPTCPTIRDQITGQEMSVIQFLKHMGFDVAKMAQQQGMDAGKLLGMLNNGN